The stretch of DNA TCTAGACTCTATTGAACCACCAAAGAGGCGGTGTAGCTTCCGAGACTCCAAGAAACTATGCACTGAAGAAACTTGTTCATCATGCAATAGTATAACGTGAAGCAGACTCTCAAACTGTTAGGGGAACTCTTCTGGTATGAACAATACTATGATAAAACAATATCTGCGGCATAATAAAATTGATAAACAAAATTCCGAAGCCAATTTAGCAAACCTAACATTAGAAAGCATAACAGGTACCATGCAGGACCGTCATGAGAGGAAGTTTTCCTCTAAATGGCACATACTTCCAAGTGAATGAGGTAATGAAGAATCAAGTTTTTCGTTCATTAATGATCCATGAAGTCATGTTCAAACCGATATAAACTTCAAATTTGTTGTCTGCAGGTATTTTCTGACCATGAAAAGTAGCCTCAATCCAAtggattattattttaaaagagaatAGCACTATTCAAAAATTTGGATGATCACTTACGGGCCTTTTTCTGGCATCCAATGTTAGTTTTCGTATATACATACTGCAATAAATTTGTTAATGGCAAAAACGAAGCGTTCCAATTGTCATCGTCGCTGGCTCCAACGGCGGTTTTTGAGAAAATCATTGCAAATATAATTGCCACGGTCTTGTCTGAAAAAACCATTGCTACATATTAGCAACgttttttgaaaagaaaaatctAACGTAACATATAAGAATACGAATTATTTATTGTGGTGTATATAATTATCAAAGGTTCATTTGAAAACTGTCGCTATGCATTGCAATGCAATGATTTACCTTGCAACGACATTTTATATGTCAATGGTacataaaccgtcgcaaaattgaATTTGTGAtggttttaaaaaaccgtcgttagatttaaaaaaaaaaacagtcaGCACTGTTTTTTCTTATAGTGATATCAATTTTGCTTTTATTTGACAAAGTTTAATGGAACGAGGAGTATCATTTCATTCAGAAGAGGAATCCCCTTCTTCATGCAAAGCAATGGAGGAATCGGCTTCCTTATAGAGAGCTATATTTCTCTCAAGATCGATGAATTTCTTTTCCACGTCGGCTATATCTTCCAGTAGAGATTTTGGACCAACTGCACCCTCTGAATCATTTCCTCCATTGCCATTTTCTCTCGACTCGGTTTCCAAGTCATGCGGTCTCTTATTTTTTGGCTGAAAACCAGGAGGATGATCACTGCAGACAGGCCTTTTTCCGGCACCTGATATGAGTTTTTGCCACCAGAATATATATCTGGTGGTAACATTGGACTCAAACAGGCGAGCAGGAATGTAGTAGAGCTTCTCATCTTCGATGGGCCTCGTGTAATATTCCATGGAACGATTATTGAAAAAGCAAAATTAATTCACCAAATCCTTGTAGGATTTTGTTTGGGAAAATGGCGAGACACCACCATTTTTGTTAccatttattaaatttaattttcaaaatattataaattaagttttaatgttttatatataaatagtaaaagaatgtatttattttaattttgaagAGAAACTAAAATGAACTGAAAATGAATTTTTTcaaccattttttttaaaataggtTCTACATTTTCTACCAAATGTTGGCAAGCTGAGACGAATCGGAACAAATCGACTCATTTTGACAGCTCTAACGCTAAGAGATACGagtaatattatttaatcatgatCATCACCTAGAGATACACGGATCAGTCGCCGATAACTAGATGAGGCGGATAAAAATTAAGGCTTGATGATGTTAATTAGTGTGGCATATGGTAAAACAACAACATTTAActtacataattaatttatatatattacaaCATGTACCAGATGCCAGGAGTTCCTAGCTCTGCAAAATCACCACGTGATTTTCTTGCGTAAAATTTACAActgaataaaaaaaatccatCAAACTGTATGATACCTCTATCCCAAGTCTGTTAGAATATAACACTCTAACGACAACTTGAATTAGTCATTTTCGTTAACAAAATTATGGTTATCGTTTAATTGTTTTGAAAACTCATTGTGTAGTCACACTTGAACGGGCTGGATCTTGCTCAAAGCAAATTTAATCGCTAGCCTGACACTCTTCCGGATGAATATGGATTGGAATATCATTTGCCTTTTATGCGTGATCATTATTTTCACATATATAATCTTCTAAATTTTTATATAGATCCTAATATTGGAATTATATGTAAATTGATCATATttataatgaaaaaaaaatttgacattaaaaaataatattttttaatgaaccGGTTTGGATCGGagatatatctcacaaaattgagaCGTGAGacactctatttttttttaaaaaaaaatacacacaCTAAGACCTTTTCGAAAATTACCCTTCATGTGTGTGTGTATCTATATCATATGaaaatattgtaaaaaaaaaaaaaaaaaaaggtctcATAAATCAAGGAATTTGTTTACCTGATATGATATATCTATTATCTAACCCGTCCGACAAAATTAGAGAGTATAGTTGAAATTGAATCACAACTGAGATTATTTAATGATATACACTTTTGACGTTCCTATAATATTGTGTGTAAATGGTTGGTAGATATATactttaattaaacaaattataaagcaactaatttttataagattaaatataaaaatgcttaaatttaattttcctaTAAATGAGtgagattttaaaaaataattatttttgtaaaaatgAATATGCGTTGGATTTTTAtttaacaatatatatatatatatatatatatatatatatatatatatatatatatatatatatatatatatatatatatatatatttatttatttatttaattaataatctaGCTCTTTACTAAATAATTTGCAATCAATTTGGTGAATCCTTAATTAATTTTACAAACGTACCTTCAAATCCTCCTTTTAACAATTCCTACCTTAAACTTATATCCAATTAAATTCTTGAATATtcgaaatttttaaatataaacagttgtaatttttaatattttgactaaattgaaattttataataataaaaaattatcacacttaatattttatttatttcctGTTTATAATTATATGCAAAAATGCGGACAATACAATCGAATAaataaatgatgatgatgatgatgatattttctgtatattaaaataaataaatagcaGTGGAACAATACAACCTCAAAATTTGGACTTATCCAAGAACCAACCACAAAACCCACCGACCATACTCATACAACATTTTCTGTCCGATATTCTCTATAGAAATTGAAAATCAAACCTTAATTAAGCATGCataatgtatttattataaGTTTGTATTAATTAACTAAATCAATTGATGCATAAAATACATTTGCATTTCTCCATATACATGATGTCTGAAACTTTATAGAAATGAATTCTTCATATTGATTTTCAGTAGTGGCACCATGCATTCTATGGCCTGTACAAGAAGTTGAATCCTCAACATTTACTATATTTATAAATGGAAAAAGACTTTATGaatatcccaaaaaaaaaagaaatgaaaCTTTGTTTGACTGCAAATGCGGTTTCTTGATCCTTCTTATAAACCTATATGTAGTAAAAACACATCGTTACTGCGGGTAACTCAGAAAGTGCTGCAAATTGCAACCTTGTCCGCACACTTTTGACCACAGGAAAACACCAACTTCTCGTATATTGTAATCTAAACATAGTAACTAAACATAGTAGCCCTTCGATCTCTCTTATCAATAGGAAATTTGATCAGAAAACAGACCGAGTTCAAGAACCTGTGTTAATTCGCTAGAGAATAAGATTGAGCCAGTTCTGATTCGGCACGTCCCCGTCTCGGAGCGTGAAGATGGCGGCAGGCGGGAGTTGTATCATGATAGCCGGGTTATCTGTGATAGACGGGTTATCTGAACCCACAGATAACCAACCCCTTGGGATTTCCCCCTCTTCGTCTGTATTATTCATCGTGGGTTTTGGAGATGGCACTCCCACTTCTCTAGCAGCCGTCTCTCGCCACTCCTTCACTACCTCCGCCTCCGACAGCCCGCTAGCGCGACTCCATTTTCTTCCTCCATACTGGAGGAAGACGAAGGCATGAGCTCCTGTTTGAGCGCACATTTTTTCCGTCGCTTTCAGTATATGGTTTTTGCTGCTCAAAAATGAAGACAAACGGCGTCTGCTCGATTCTTCTGTGGCCATTTTTGTTCAGAAACAAATTACGATGAAATTGATAAGGTGAGAGCGTGGGGGCTGTTTTTTCAATTCATTGGTTACTCTGTGTTTTTCAAAAGGAAATCATGGTAATATAATGGAATCGATCAAGAAATTTTAACAAACAAAGTGCGGGAAATGAGTTGGCTTTTTTCTTACCGTTGGAGAGTTATTACAACAGAATTACAAAACAGACCAATACTAACAAACTTGACACGTAATCTGAAAAGAAACGAAAAGGATGTTGAGAGAAATTCTTGTTCCCTCTGTGACTATATCAATTGCAATATTATGTATAGGGAAATAAAAATCTTATCATTCACTTGTTTGTGGAATGGTAGTGTACTGGTGAATTTACGATTAATCGGaaactttttcatggatagTTTTTCAAATTTATCCAGCTTTACTAATTGGTCACAAAGGGGAAGGAAGTGGTTGCATTAAAAACTGCTACTAATTTTACATGACTACAAGAATCTTGAATTGAAAAATGAAGCTATATTCATGATCTCACAATAACTTGTTTTTACTCAAGTCTGAAACCTTACTTGATGGCCCCATACCTTCTTTGGTGAGAATTGCGAGAAGTAAAATACAAATATTTTGAGACATTTCACCTTCCTAGTCCCTCTttgctatatttttttatgaaaatctgGAAACACCTCACTGAGCATTGATATTTATTTCCATTCTCTCTGAGGGAGTCTCTAGTATTTTTTGGTGCTTTTGGTGAAATATGCAGTTTTATTACGTCTCTTGTAATTGCGAGATTTTGACTTCATGCAATTAGAGTATATGCCCCAAAAGTTGTCAAATATTGATTGTAAAGTTTGGGTGGTGGTTttgtgttaagattggaacttagacctaactcaaccccaaaagctagctcaaggggggaggattgccCAAGAccatatataccactcaaaggttaattatctaaccgatgtgggacatttaacacacccctctcacgcccaagaatgaacatctggagcgtggagtttacaaatgacccaattgtgggctgaacgggtggcctaattataggcagtccaacacataacggtgaaaccagggctctgataccatgttaagattggaacttggacctaactcaaccccaaaagctagctcaaggggggtggggttgagttaggtccaagttccaattttaatatggtatcagagcccgggtttcaccgttatgtgttggactgcctataattaggccacccgttctgcccataattgggtcatttgtaaactccacgctccagatgttcattcctggacgtgagaggggtgtgttaaatgTCCCATATTGGTTAGATAATTAACCTTTGAGTGACATATATTGGCTtagacaatcctccccccttgagctagcttttggggttgagttaggtccaagttccaatctttacatggtatcagagcccgggtttcaccgttatgtgttggactgcctataattaggccactcGTTCTGCCCacaattgggtcatttgtaaactccacgctccagatgttcattgctgggcgtgagaggggtgtgttaaatgtcccacatcggttagataattaacctttgagtggtatatatggaattggacaatcctccccccttgagctagcttttggggttgagttaggtccaagttccaatcttaacatttTGTGTTTTAAATCAACGATCTTTCTTTACTGTGTTATCCGATTATATTTGCCTGCCACTATTTCTCGTGGTTATTTGGATTAGAACTTGATGTTATCTGTGTGGTATCAGTGTTTGTAGCATTGATTTCTCttcatttttaagttttttgtTGGTATTTAAGTCcactaattattttatttcttacaaaCAGGTACCAGTTTCTTACATTTCTGAAGCTGTTTACAAGACCTTGATTGACTGGATCAATCATTTCTCCTATGATGCTTTAGGGACCTTTGTGTGCTGGTCATTTGACGGAATTCTCGCTGGCTTGGTAACCCAATTGTTGGGGCCTAAGGGCTCAAGGAAAGGAATTCAGCCAGCATCCTCGAAGTCTCAGGTATGTATGATTGATTTTTCCCTTTTTCTGTATCTCATTCAATTAATTGTTCTCTCCTAATGGCAGTTGTAAAGATCTCTTTTGTTTGAAATTCCCTGAATAACTATTGTTTTacatgaaaaatttcttctacaAATACCCTCTGTACTTAAAAGTTACACCATGTGACATCATTAGCCATCACTTTTAGTGCAAAAACAAATACATCCAAGGTTTCATTTTTTTGGCACTGTGCACATGCTTATTCAATATGGGAGGTATTATCGAAGGAGTATTTATTGTTGTTAAATAATTTTTGGATAATGTTTGATAATATTCTGTGAGTTCTCTTGTCATGTGTGACTTATGATATATTGAAGTTTACTTGAAGCACATTCCTGTTGATGATTATGAGCTAGGGCATTATGTTTCTCAGGTTGCACATGCATGGAGAAAGATACAGCTACATCATTGCCCTTGTGTTACCTCCTGAATAAAAAATGAACCTAACTCATGAGAAGGTTTATTTTTTTGCTAGATTGTTAAACTTCATATTATCAACTACGTTCCTATTTTTAGCTAATATTGGTTGTACATCCGACTGATCAGTTTTGAACAAGATCTGTATTTTTATCAAGGGAATTGTTATTAATAGATTTTTCTTGGGAATCAGTATTCCTGCTTAATCACTCAATTCAGTGGCATGGCTTACTTCCTAGTAACAGCATACCATAACATATTGTTGATTCTGAGCGTCGTCATCTCATCTAGCCTTCTGGTACATACTAATTGAGTAAATGTTGATATTGCAGTTTGCCATCTTTTTAGTATTAGCAATGGTATTAAGGCGGAAGCCTGATGTACTACTAACTGTATTACCAAAATTCATGCAAAATTCGAAATATCAAGGACAAGATAAGCTTCCATTTATTATATGGATGATTGTTCAGGTGAGTAAATCATGTTTATCCTCTTTGAAATTAGTTCTGATAAGAGCTACTCCTTGATCCCTGTTCCTTTTGACATTTTTATTTCATACTAAAGTTTAACCCATTTGTGTAGGCCTGTCAAGGAGATCTGGCTGTTGGATTGTACCTATGGGCACATCATATTTTGCCAATTCTTGGAGGAAAATCAGGGTCTAACCCACAGTGTAGGGACTTGGTTTTGCAGCTAGTTGAAAGGTTTAATGTCTTGATTCTTTTCAGCACTTGCTAGTTACTGCAATTGATACTTAACTGTGCTTTGGATTAATAATGTTTTACTTTGAATTAATAAATCCTTTGATCCATGCCTTAGCATGCTGGCTGCACCTAAAGCTCGCGTTGTATTAGTGAACAATGCTGTTAGAAAAGGGGAGCGCTTGATAGCACCGGAATCACTGGACCTCCTGTTACGTTTAACATTTCCTGCTTCTCCTGCACGAGTTAAGGTAGGTTTAACATTTCCACCTCCATGAGACCATGACTGATACTTTTCTTTCTTCTAGGCGAAAGAAAACAAAAGTCTGGTAGTTTCAAAAACTGATTAATTTATTGATATTTTCAGTTTTCACCTACAAATTTAAAGCTAATtttgtttcttcttttaaaacaaaaattagTGGATAGCTTGTTTTCACTTTATACTATTTATAAACAGTGCTTGTTTATTGAATTTTACAGAGTATCAAACAAGTTTTTGAAACATTTTAAGGATCATTCAGAACGTTTCTGAATAAGTGTCTAAAATTTGTTTCTGGAACCCACtgcaaaaaaaaatcaatccaTGGGTAGGTATTGTAGAGGACATTTGCATGGTGTCAAGCAGTTCTGGCAAGTTCTCTTTGTGCTTCTGTTTTCCAGATGGTTCAGATTTTTATCGCTGATTCTGTATAATAGGCTACTGAAAGATTTGAGGCAATCTACCCCATTCTAAAAGAGGTTGCTCTTACTGGTTCTCCTGGAAGCAAAGCTATGAACATGTTAAGTAACCCAAATCCCTTAACGTAACGCAACTCTTAGAGTACGTACAGGGATTCGATCAAACTCCATAAAAAAAACCTATATCTAATAATTAAGAGATCAACAAGGATTTCAAAActctatatataaaaaaaataaaaattaaccatcacaattttatatatatttgagaTCGATCGATCAACAAGGAATTCCAAAATttgcaacacacacacacacacagacacaGCATGCATAGGTAGCAAACGAAACTAAAATATGCGATCAATTGTAGGTCGAGCCGAGGGAATTGGCATCTCAAAGCGGCAGAGGGGGCAATAGGGACTAGTGCTGAGCCATCTTGTGATGCAATCCCCGTGAAACATATGGGAGCACGGCATACATACACCCTTGTCGCAACCGATCACGAAGTCTTCCAAACAGATTGAGCAGCTTGTCCCACGACTTGTATCAACAATAATCTCATTCTTAAGAATCGATGAATGCTTCAAAGATTCGATGGATGCTTGGCGGCTAATATCTGCACGGCTAAAAAAAGTCCCATGATAGACGGGGTCACGCTCCAAATCTCGGATATCTACACGATGGTTTGTATTCCTATTAACAATTTGTTTGTGGATGAGAGTAAAATCGATGTGAAGGTGCAACTTCATGTTGGACATGGGTCTGGTGACGAGAGTGTTCCAGGCCTCTTCTACTGCCTTCATGGCCAGGGTTTTTCGATCCGAAATCGATAAACGAAAACCTACGAGACCTCGATTCAGTGCACGGAACATTCTCTCTTTTTGGGTGGAGGTAATTGATGAGGGGTTGAACTTGATCATTTTCGGACTTAATTCGTTCCAACCCCGTGCATATGGATCTAACGCCGTCGAATTTTCCCGTATAATCCATTGACGATAGTGGTGTCTACCAGTAAACCTGAAGATTACTTGAAACTCATGGTATACTGATATAGAAGAAGAATAATGGGGTACTGGGACTACGTTTGTTGTGTATTGTGTGATGAAATATGGAGGAGTGTATTCTTTGAAACGTCCGAAGCTCATATCGTTCTATGAATAACGTTTGAGCAAGCTAAGattaattcatatatatatgcactaaatatttatatatatatatatatatatatatatatatatatatatatatatatatatatatatatatatatatataattctccTAGATTTTCTCGACGACCATCCATTAATCTTTTTAAAGTAGTTActataaatatatatgattcAAAGAAGAAATCATTACTATTAGGATACAATATATTTTGGTTACCTTATTTATTATGATTTAAATAGATTGATCAAGGTCATGTTTGCAAAATCGCCCAGATTCCATAATTCTCCTGGTTACTTTTTCTACACGCGCTGAGcattcattaatgttaattaattggagttctcaaaaaaattaattaattaccaTAAATATTAAATACGATTCAAACAATAAATCAAGAATATTAGTTGCCATATATGATTCAAATACATTCAATATTCTTTATCACAAAAATATTCCTTAATGTCATCTCATAAATATAAAATAGCTAGGCACAACAAATTCATCTGATTCCTCTATTTGAAAATTCCAAAAAGTGGAAAATAAACATTTATTtcgaaatatatttataaattttcttGGTCGATGAGCAACACCACCATGCATGCATGATTCACCAAatctattaaaataattaatgtaTATTATTGGGACCTCAACTTTAACTTAACTAACACCTCGATCGACACACACACATTAGATAACTTTACTgtactttaatacaaattatTACCAAAttaagaagaaataaaattaattaaaaattatttttttgaagcCTAAAATCTATTATAATTAAGAGctagtatttttcaaaaattagagTTAAAGATTAAAAAATAACGAGGATATACATCTACACATCCGCTATGTGCTTCTCGGTTAATTAATAATCAATCGTTCTTTCCATGAACTTGTCTATTTTTTTAGTTTTGGTCTattaacttttaaaattttaattttgagtACATCTACtttaatttttgaatatttCGGTCCAAATTCTTATATGACTCTGAAAATAATGACTTATCAAGATGTTACGTCAACGATTAGGTCAAAATAGCTGAAAATTAAAAGTGAGCatacaaaaatcaaattttgaaaatttaataaactaaaacaaacaaaaaaatggACCAAAAATATCTTTTTCTCTAATTGGAACACAAAATTCCAGTTGAGCAATCTTGGTTCATACTAACTCGTGACAGTCCTATCTAAACATATGTCCCGTAATAATAAGGGATCGATCTacttataattaatattttatgtaTAATACAACTCCATGATTATTGTGTTTCATGAAGATTAATATATAGATATGGTCATTTTCTGAACCACGAGAATCTCCTTgataatatattatttcttCCAGCATATATACAGATTCATGCGATTCAAATACACTGATATTAGCATGGCTAGATGTATAAACCAATGTTATATTGAATAATCTTGCCCGTGTAGTCCAACAAAAAATCATATGATAATTGGGATCGGGGTTCACGTTCGCAGGGGAAATTACAACTTTatttatgtatattattagtgattttgatattataaatttttatttaggcAAATGTCAGTTTTATTCCTATATATTTCAATTCTAGTCATTTTTCATCGGGTCTACACACATAAGCACCACGTTGAAGCTATATCAATGTCACATCGAAAACGAGACTAAAATTGCAAGACAAATAGAGATAGCATTACAaagcatgattatatatatatatatatatatatatatatatatatatatatatatatatatatatatatatatatatatatatatatatatatacaattttgatatcctgcacacctaccgtgcacacttttgtgagcaccgatgaggtgtcactcacccattggatgcacaatttttctatatttcattaCATCCAATagatgagtgacacctcatcggtgctcacaaaggtgtgcacggtaggtgtgcaggatatcaaaactatatatatatatatatatatatatatatatatatatatatatatatatatatatatatataacgttAGCGTGTCATGATAATGgattttttccaaaataaaaggGCATATTTTAGAGgcgaagaaaatttttattttgagactCTTGCTTGAATATTTATATAGTGCGTACAGAATAATATTTGTAGCGTAGATacattataatatataataataattaaattatataattaattagagaACAAATTCCATTATTTAAATGAATAAATAATGAAATTCAAACATGTAAACGTTCAAAGAATCGTAGCTAGCCTCCCCTAATTAGCGATCATCAATTGAAGTCGTGGTTGTCAAATTCagaaattattaattatatatgttcCTTGCATAGTTTGGTGTGGTATATATCGTGTTGTTTTCTTTATATAAACAAAAGATTAAAATCATTTATCTTCATTAACTACATTAATTTCTATTGCAGCGGACGTTTGATATATAACAAAAACTCGCTGGTCTAGCTAGTTCGTAAATCGTAACTACTAGAAAAAGGATCGAAACATTGTGTTTGGtatacattttaaaatattcataGATTGCAACGAGTACAATAGTTGGAAAATGATTTTTGGGGAGATATAATTGCCTAGTTtactaaatatatatttaatgatTAATTTATTAATGTATGCTGATTCATGCATATATACTTTCTATTTAATATCATGTGGAAATTAACATTAATTACGATTTTACATAAAGATATAATTGATGGTGAGGATATTTATGTCGATTCCTAGTAAGGCTCAAACACACAGAGAAGTAGGGTTAATGGTAGGAAGAATCGCAATTTTAAAACACATGAGTTGTAAAAACTTAATTTCTGGCGTCAAGCATGGAGTTCTTTGAGTCATCTCCGGTTGGAGCTACGAgttttaaattttcttaaattggAATAATTCTAAATTAggtaaaataactaaaaatcgATCGACATGCATCGGACGATGtggcaaattttaaaaataacagtgaaaaattttgattaaaaaacgTGATAATCGATCGTCGGCTATCTGTATGATCATCTGAGAAAGTGTTCGATTAAATCGTTAAATATATAACCTGGACATATCGGTATAAGTCTAACCGAACCAAATTCATCGTGAATAGATTATTAATAGGGTTTACATTAAAATTTCTAAAAATCAGACCTGCttagataaataataaattgtataaagtGGAAGgataaaattattataattgattgaaCAGTATAAGAAATTATTGAATGCTTTATAGTACAACATAAATAGTATATTTTCATGACTACATTTATATTAAGAGCCGGAATTCACACGTATTATGTATATCCTTGAATTTGAAGATGTCACAGTTCACTTGGAATTGAAATCACTCCATGATCTTGGCCTAACCccaaaaataaagaagaaaatcatCTCCATTGCCCAGAAAATCTTGTATTTATCCAAAAACCTGTTCCAAACCCCGCTCACGATGCAGTAATGGCTGTCGAAAGGCGGGTGGTGGTGTGCCGCATGCTCTGCCCGTGGCAGAATGACCCTGGAATCTTGTAGGGCCACCACGAGCCGCGGAAGCTTCCCTTTTGTGGTGTGAGACCATGCATGAAGCTGCTGACAAAACATCCCGCAACCCAAGAACGCAGCAGCAAAGGCTAGCAAATTCGGGTTGGTGCAAAATATGTTCATTGGAAACACGGCAATGGTGAAACCCGCCGCCCCAACGTAGAGGTTGGTGGCGATGTGGCGCTTCGTTATCGCTGACGGATGGTCGTGGTGACGGAGGAAACCTTCGATCTGGGACCCGAAAACGGGAGTTCTGGCCGTGCCGTAGTTGTCAATGGCCCAATGGTATATTCCTGTCCCGAGGTCCCCTAGCACGTAGCCCACGATGGCTGCGACGACTGGGTCGATCCAGCTGCGGAGCCCCGTTGATCGACTGGAAATCATTATCAAGGATTTGGCTACAGAAATTAGCAGTGTTGTGCACCCGCTTGCAAACCATGCACGCTGAATGCTAGTTGGTGTTTTCCAGCTCTCTTCATCATAGAAGTGCTTTGGAGATATTGTTTTTGAAGCAGAATTCTTCTGTCGAGGTTTAAATTCAGCCATTGTTTTCGATGAAAACG from Primulina eburnea isolate SZY01 chromosome 6, ASM2296580v1, whole genome shotgun sequence encodes:
- the LOC140833552 gene encoding fatty acid desaturase 4, chloroplastic-like, producing the protein MAEFKPRQKNSASKTISPKHFYDEESWKTPTSIQRAWFASGCTTLLISVAKSLIMISSRSTGLRSWIDPVVAAIVGYVLGDLGTGIYHWAIDNYGTARTPVFGSQIEGFLRHHDHPSAITKRHIATNLYVGAAGFTIAVFPMNIFCTNPNLLAFAAAFLGCGMFCQQLHAWSHTTKGKLPRLVVALQDSRVILPRAEHAAHHHPPFDSHYCIVSGVWNRFLDKYKIFWAMEMIFFFIFGVRPRSWSDFNSK
- the LOC140835509 gene encoding uncharacterized protein, translated to MNLTHEKFAIFLVLAMVLRRKPDVLLTVLPKFMQNSKYQGQDKLPFIIWMIVQACQGDLAVGLYLWAHHILPILGGKSGSNPQCRDLVLQLVESMLAAPKARVVLVNNAVRKGERLIAPESLDLLLRLTFPASPARVKATERFEAIYPILKEVALTGSPGSKAMNMLSNPNPLTFDGCLAANICTAKKSPMIDGVTLQISDIYTMVCIPINNLFVDESKIDVKVQLHVGHGSGDESVPGLFYCLHGQGFSIRNR